A window of Daucus carota subsp. sativus chromosome 2, DH1 v3.0, whole genome shotgun sequence genomic DNA:
AAGAGTTTGATCGTTTAAAATAATATCTCCATTTCTCTCAATTGTATACGTTAAAATAGGAACATGatgtattataattatataatctatTCTTAAGATTTTTGTGTTTTGATTATAATGttacaaattataaaattatataaggtTAGTATTGAGTTGTATTCCGATGACAACGGGGAACCAGTTATTCACCTCAGAGAATCAGTTCGGAGCgagtaaataataaaaaaactataaaatgTTTGTGTGCTTAATTATTGAGATGCTTCGTTCAGTTGTGACAGAGAGATACGCGGAGGTGGGAGAGCAATTCTGATAGATCAGTCCATAAGGCTTATGGACGTTAGGAATCCAATGTATAGTCAATCGTGGACTTTTCAGGACTGGGCTTGGGCCTCTAAGGCCTAATCTTCGGCCCACACACTTCATCATGGGCTGCTCGGTCCTGAGCCCCGCTAACAGATATCGTCGTACTGATAATAACAATCGAtcgtattttaaaaataatatattattattaatttaagttattataattaaaatatttaatttcttatcattatttattaataatattgaaaattgaaaattccgATAGCTTTTGTGTTGCAGAACGGGTAACAACAAAACATGAGTATCATTTACACATGCAGAAAATCGGGCCTCGTGGCCCAAGCCCATAACACACCACCCTTTTGTAGATGCCTTTACATGCAGGCCCCTCGTTCTCGTTTTTCTCAATCTTCACCCCcacttcacacacacacacacacactagaaCACATCATTTCTACATAATCCAATCGCAACGCTTCACAAAACctgtaagtatttttttttatcgatTCTCATGATTTTTGCATCAATTGTTGTATTTATTCATTTACATGTGTTTGATTGGACTAATTTAGATTAATTCGGATTAATTTGCTGTAATTAATGATTCTAGGGTTCTTGATTTACAGAAATTGAATGGGTTGTACTGTGAGAGAGAAACATATAAGGGCTAACAGAAAGCCACGAGCTTTTAGATCAGAGATTGATCATAGTGTGAAATCGGGTCTGAACGAATCGGGTACTAGGCTTTTTAATTACCATTTGGGTTGTAATGGTGAATCGGGTCAAAACCCTAATCCCCATTTTGATGATAATAATTGGGGGTACTGTACTGAGGATCAGTTGGAGGAGATTTTGTTGAAAAATCTCGAGTTTTTGTATAGTGAGGCGATATCGAAGTTGGTTGCTTTGGGGTATGATGAGGAAGTGGCGGTGAAGGCTATTTTGAAGAATGGGCATTGTTATGGGGGGATGGATGTGTTGACTAATATTCTGCATAATGCGTTGACGTATTTGAATAATGGGTGCAGTACTGGGAATGAGGGTGGGGGTGAGGGGGAGCCGGTTTTTGTTGATATGAGGCAGTTGGAGGAGTATTCGCTTGCGGGGATGGTTTGTTTGTTGCAGCAGGTGAAGCCGCAGTTGACGAAAGGGGATGCTATGTGGTGTCTTTTGATGAGTGATCTTCATGTGGGTAGGGCTAGTGTGATGGAAATTCCGAGCCTTTCTTCACATGGGAGTGATGGTGGATGTGGGAGTAATCCGGTTCCTAGTAATGTGGAAAATGTGGGTAATTATCCGGTTGGGGTTGCACCAGCTCTTTGTAGGTTTCATGGTGGTTGGGGTTTTGGAACTGGCGGCACTTCGGAATTTCCGATGAATGGGTTGTTTTCGTATGCATCGGAGATGACTTTGCAAAGAGAGATTGAGTGCCCAAAGAGGTTTAATCTTACCCCGTCAATGAAGAATTTGTTGAAAAGGAATGTTGCAGCATTTGCTGCTGGATTTAGGGCAAATTCAAAAGAGTTGCAGACTCAAGCAAATGGTGATGTGAAGTCATCTAGTGGAGTTAAATCTACTGGAACTGAAGTTCAGAATGAGGAGTCCCAGGATGCTAAAAGCCAAGACGTGGTTAGTTCGATGCTGGATAAATTTCGTGATTTGAATCTTGATGAGAACATAGAATATGTGCCCGAGGATCAGAAAGATGAGATGATTTTTGGTCTGTTTCATCAGATTAAGGACTTGGAGAGACAGGTGAAGGAGCGGAAGGAGTGGGCACACCAGAAGGCAATGCAAGCTGCAAGAAAGCTAAGCCATGATTTAACAGAGCTTAAAATGCTGAGAATGGAAAGGGAGGAGAACCAGCGATTGAAGAAGGGGAAACAGACCCTTGAAGATACCACTATGAAAAGGCTCTCAGAGATGGAGAATGCTTTGAGAAAGGCAAGTGGCCAAGTGGATCGTGCAAATGCAGCTGTGAGGCGACTTGAGACAGAAAATGCAGAAATAAGAGCTGAGATGGAGGCTTCAAAATTAAGCGCGTCAGAGTCGGTAACTACCTGTCTGGAAGTTGCAAAGAGGGAAAAGAAGGGGTTGAAGAGACTTTTGGCTTGGGAGAAACAAAAGACTAAGTTCCAGGAGGATATTGCAGCTGAGAAACAGAACATTTTAGAATTGGAAGCACAGTTTTCGCGGGTAGAAGCAGCTCAAAAGGAGGCCGAGGTGCACTCAATCCCCTATGTTTTTACTTATATACATCTCGTTTTTATAAGGATTCATACTGTCATATAGAAGTGTCTATAGCTTGGTACAGTGCTACTAAACGTTCACCTTGTTCTCCACATCTGCTTAGCTATGATGTCTATGTTCTGTCTGAATTTTCCTCTCTTACATTATGGTTAGGTGATATCTTGGTAGCTGAAAGAGTGAGATATTTCTACTTTAGGTATTCTTGGTAAAAAGCTGAATTAAAATGCAGTTTCTATATGTTTATGATCAAGGTGACTAGTCTATTTTCTGTTAGTTCAGTATTTGTTCATAAGGTTGATAATATGACttcatatgattttttaatagTTCTTATCTCAGACTTCTTGAAAAGTTGACAGAGATTATGCTATTTTAAGATGCATTATATATGCTGCACGAGGTAATATTTACTTATTTCTTATAGACTATCTTAAACTATTATGAAGTTGAATCGAGCAGTAAAGTATATAGCACAATACAGGTTATTAGCATATAAGTTAGATTGTTTGATAATTCGTCTTAATTAAGGCATCTCCTATTTCTTGAAAGGATGAACTTTTGAGCCCTTGGAGCTATGGTTGCCAGAGCATTTCTTGATCGTATGTATATTGTTTACTAACCTCTCCCGTAGTTAAATATTATGCTGTCCCAAAGAAACCTATGATTTTCAATTGTATACTTTCCTCATTCAGAGTAGGTTGTTGATGGTAATTGCCAACTCTATTTAATATCAcagacatatatatacaatgaatACGAGTCCATCTTTATTTTAATCTTCATGTTGTCGTAGAATGTTTTGCAGTCACAGTCTTTAGTGTTATGTTATTTATTATGGACTGGTGCACAACCTTTGCAGGACTGATTTATGTACTTGAGTAGATTAAGGATCATTTGCTAATCAGGGGCCTACCCATTATGCCCTTCATTATactttaaatcaattttatgtTTACTGTGATAAGTTTTCTGCAACCTTTTGACTTTTGTATTATTTGGTCGATGTGGCACATCTTAGTATGTTAAATTATATGAACTCAGTTGTGTTTTCTTTTACAAACTTTATAGAGAGAACACATTATGGGGGTGGTTATAAGCGTCTTTTATATTGTGTagaaaaaacattaatttttgaatttttgtttgcGACTTTGCGCCTATCAATTCTTTTATCCCTGTAACATTTGTTCGGTATGTCGGAGTCGtgcattttttaatttaattatgtctCTCACAAGGGTACACGTTTTTGTAGAAACTAGGTTGACCAAAGTGTATATGTTTGTGACAACCATATAATTGATGCATTTGGAAAGTGTTTTTGGTAACAAGAGAATTGATTTATATGGAATGTGTTTGTGATCACTTGATGCATATTCTATTACTAAGATAAAGCAACCCTGTTTTTGGGTTTATAAATTATAGTCTGTATATTTTGGATAACAGGAAAAGTGGAAGAAGGCAGTGAAGGCAAAAGAATCAGCCTTGTCACAGGTAGAGGCGGAAAGACGCCTCAAGGAAGCAGACGAGGCTAATCATAAAAGGGGGCATGAGGCCTTGCGCCTGAAGATAGAGATAGATTTTCAACGTCACAAAGACGACCTGCAAAGGCTTGAGCAGGAACTTTCCCGGCTTAAGCTGTCTACTGAGATGAATCATCAGTCAAACAACCTACCAGTGGTAAACGGTGAGGGGACAGAGCATCATGAAGAAACTATTGCTAGCATGCTTAATGAGCTAGATAACCAGGACTCATCAGAAAATGGTGGCAGTGATCGTAAATGCTTTATTTGCGTGAAAGAAGAAGTTTCAGTTGTTTTTCTCCCTTGTGCCCATCAAGTTCTGTGTTCGAATTGTAGTGACAATTATGGGAAGAAGGGAAAAGCTCTATGTCCATGCTGCAGGGTACCGATTGAACAAAGGATTCGGGTGTTTGGTGCAGGCTCATCGTAGATCTGTCTCACTGAAGTCATAGAAAGCCAATTTCAAGCATTTCCTATTATTATAGACACTTTGATGGGATTCTGGTTTTTGCAATTTTCTTATATTGAGAATTTGATGCCCCAAACATCAATAACAATAGATTGTATGTAAATAAAGCGGCAAAGCCTGACTGCAGTGCTTCTGCAGCTTGGTCCGTAGATCTTCAACTTATCATATGGTTTGCTAAGACACCTATATATGTCAATGTTTGACATTAATTTTGTGTGTTTTTATGTTTCCATCAGTATCAAGTCATGGATTGATCACTTGGAAAGTCTAGGTGGTTTGCAAGCATTTAGGCTTCTGTGTTATAGAGACTGGTTTCAGTTACTGTGGCGGCCTGGCGGCGTTGCACaaatttttgatgaatttatttCTACAATAGTCGAATCTCAAGTTATGAGTTTTCACCTTGAAGGGAacaattttaaaagtaaatacAGTATACTGTGGTTTGGAAGAGACTACAGGTTTTTTGAACAATATTATCATTCCCtctcatttaattatatttttttggccttctcatttctttataatttttttcattgcttgacatgtattttaagatgcatataaaacataatttcaaaatttttattaaaaaaagtttattttttataaaaatttagatattaaatttttattcagaagaaaaaaaaatattcaaaatatttatcaaattatattttataagagtataaaAATACGTGGCGAGTCCTTATCTcccaatataaacaattgagcagcatggagggagtatatttttaaggACTATATAAATAAAGAGTATCAGAAaggatataattaaaatggacaATTTACTTTCATTTCTTCCCTGTTTTTAGTTTCTTTTATTTCCCATGCTACAGAGCTTTCAAAATCAGACGTGGCAAATCCGAAACCAACAACATTAGTCTCTGTCCCATCTCCCTCGCGCTACAAACAAGAATGCAAGAAGTCTGAGCAAAATTGCAGAGCATGATGAAGACAGTGCCGAACCTGCGAGTCTAAAACGATCATTCATCTTAACTGTATAGTATCGGATGATACCAGATACAACATCATTGTATTGATTCAGGCTATGAACAGAGACTTCCGATTTTCGGGCTCGATCAGAATTCCACGTTAAGGTTACCTCTACATTGCCAGGAGTGGAATGGTGGAACGATTAGATTTTGGTATCTTTCTATAATTCATTCACCCTTTCTCTTCGTATTTGTTTATGTTATTGTTGATTCATGCTTAATATAATTTCTGAATTTTCTATTTAAGAATCATGCATggaaaaagttttttttttttttttactcattTAACTAGTGAGAGGAGCTTTAGTTTTCTGAAATTTTGCATTGTACAATCAGAATATCTAACTGCAGAATGGACCTCAAGGGGTACATGGACCCTCTCGCGTTGAAAGATCATATCAGTCGCAGAGGGGCGGGCAACATAATGTGACTTAAGGATCAAACATGAGAGGTGTGGAGAAATTAAGGAAATTAGTGGAGCGAGCAAAGAGCTTTGTAATATTGCAGGGGCACAATATTTGGAAGTTGGGTAAAGATGATCCACGTAGAGTGATCCATTCGATCAAGGTTGGCCTTTCTTTGACACTGTTGTCGTTGATATATCTATTGCAGCCGTTGTTCAAACAAAGTGGCGTGCTAAAAGATATTGCAGACAATGTATTATGGGCACTGATGACTGTTGTGGTCGTGCTTCAGTTTACTGCTGGTAAGTTAAGCTTGCAACCCAATCATGCTCAGAGATGTTCTTGTGAATCATTTTAACTTGTGGTTTTTCGGCTATAGGGGCAACCTTCTGCAAAGGATTCAATCGAGGATTAGGGACTGTGTCAGCCGGATTATTGGCATTTCTTATGGAATTTATTGCTACTGATTGTGGGACAGTATCCCGAGCTATTATCATAGGCTTGGCCGTGTTTGTGGTTGGTAAGTCTATCATTGGTCTCACaagattttcatatttatattctgTTACATATTGTTCATACAAGTTTTTTGAATACAACAGGGGCGACAGCTACGTATATAAGATTTCTGCCTTATTTAAAGAACAATTATGATTATGGTGTAGTGACCTTCGTCTTGACCTTCAATCTAATTGCTGTTTCAAGCTACCGTGTGGATAGTGCATTGAAGATTGCACGAGATCGCTTTTATGCTATTGCTATTGGTTGTGCTGTCTGCCTTATCATGTCTGCACTGGTCTTCCCCTACTGGTCTGGGGAAGACCTTCATAATTCCATAGTAAATAGACTTGAAGGATTAGCCGAGGCAGTTGAAGGTATTtatgcaaactctgatcatttgAGAATCTGCAGAATCTTATTATGGATCTTAGGTCTATCCATCTTGCTGCTCTCCAATAACTAAGAATCTAATTATGGATGTACAGCATGTGTCTCTGGATACTTCAATAACGAAGCACCGGATATAAATGAAGACGACCCTGAAGAAGATCCTGTTTGCATGGGTTATAAAGCTATCCTGGACTCCAAGTCTACTGATGAGACCATGGTTAGTTTGTTCATGATATTTGCAAATAAtgcaaattaattaataaatgcaGTACAATTACCGTTTATCTATTCGTTTCGATTGGATCAAACAGGCAGGACATGCAAGCTGGGAGCCCAGGCATTCAAGACAAAATCGTTTCCCTGGGAAACAATATGTGAAACTGGGAGGCGTCATTCGCCAGTTTTCATACACAGTGGTTGCTCTTCATGGATGTATAAAAACTGAAATCCAGGTAGGCAACAAAgttgtatttttgaaattaattcgTCTTTGTACAGTCCGGAAGCAGAAACATATACTAGGTTTGATAAGCTTAACAAACAGGTGTTGAATCAGAGGACCTCTTAATTTAAGATTTTAGGTAAAAAGATATAGTACAATTGTTGATCATGCTGCAATATATCAAAGACTATCCATTTCATCTTCACTGTACTAATGTCATTTCCATTTcataattcaagtaatttttttagttttaactgTAGACTCCGAGACATGTCCGGGCCCTCTTCAAAGATCCATGCACTCGCGTTGCTGATGAAGTATCAAACGCGCTTAATGAGCTAGCCAATAGCATAAGGAATCGTTGCCAATGCTCTCCAGAGATACTCTATGATCATCTACATGAAGCGCTGACAGGCCTTAACACGGCCTTCAAAGCTCAGCCAAGGCTTTTTATTGGTCCAGCAACTGATCAAACAAGCGACATGCTGCTAGCCAAAGCCGCTGCAGTGGCTGCCAGTGACGCTGATAAGTACCTGTCAAGCGTAAAAACAGACTCAGCTGCACTGCTGTCTGAATGGAGATTATCTAAAAGAGCTTCCAATGGAGTCAAG
This region includes:
- the LOC108209086 gene encoding MND1-interacting protein 1-like, which gives rise to MGCTVREKHIRANRKPRAFRSEIDHSVKSGLNESGTRLFNYHLGCNGESGQNPNPHFDDNNWGYCTEDQLEEILLKNLEFLYSEAISKLVALGYDEEVAVKAILKNGHCYGGMDVLTNILHNALTYLNNGCSTGNEGGGEGEPVFVDMRQLEEYSLAGMVCLLQQVKPQLTKGDAMWCLLMSDLHVGRASVMEIPSLSSHGSDGGCGSNPVPSNVENVGNYPVGVAPALCRFHGGWGFGTGGTSEFPMNGLFSYASEMTLQREIECPKRFNLTPSMKNLLKRNVAAFAAGFRANSKELQTQANGDVKSSSGVKSTGTEVQNEESQDAKSQDVVSSMLDKFRDLNLDENIEYVPEDQKDEMIFGLFHQIKDLERQVKERKEWAHQKAMQAARKLSHDLTELKMLRMEREENQRLKKGKQTLEDTTMKRLSEMENALRKASGQVDRANAAVRRLETENAEIRAEMEASKLSASESVTTCLEVAKREKKGLKRLLAWEKQKTKFQEDIAAEKQNILELEAQFSRVEAAQKEAEEKWKKAVKAKESALSQVEAERRLKEADEANHKRGHEALRLKIEIDFQRHKDDLQRLEQELSRLKLSTEMNHQSNNLPVVNGEGTEHHEETIASMLNELDNQDSSENGGSDRKCFICVKEEVSVVFLPCAHQVLCSNCSDNYGKKGKALCPCCRVPIEQRIRVFGAGSS
- the LOC108207837 gene encoding aluminum-activated malate transporter 12, with amino-acid sequence MRGVEKLRKLVERAKSFVILQGHNIWKLGKDDPRRVIHSIKVGLSLTLLSLIYLLQPLFKQSGVLKDIADNVLWALMTVVVVLQFTAGATFCKGFNRGLGTVSAGLLAFLMEFIATDCGTVSRAIIIGLAVFVVGATATYIRFLPYLKNNYDYGVVTFVLTFNLIAVSSYRVDSALKIARDRFYAIAIGCAVCLIMSALVFPYWSGEDLHNSIVNRLEGLAEAVEACVSGYFNNEAPDINEDDPEEDPVCMGYKAILDSKSTDETMAGHASWEPRHSRQNRFPGKQYVKLGGVIRQFSYTVVALHGCIKTEIQTPRHVRALFKDPCTRVADEVSNALNELANSIRNRCQCSPEILYDHLHEALTGLNTAFKAQPRLFIGPATDQTSDMLLAKAAAVAASDADKYLSSVKTDSAALLSEWRLSKRASNGVKSADKKTLKPTLSRITITSLEFSEALPFAAFSSLLIEIVAKLEIVIEEVEELGKKAKFKESNQGDNVTVTVQTPQTEDQTTTPDS